Proteins encoded in a region of the Zea mays cultivar B73 chromosome 4, Zm-B73-REFERENCE-NAM-5.0, whole genome shotgun sequence genome:
- the LOC103653417 gene encoding uncharacterized protein, producing MGAVIPRSLSYSYDDDAPDLGVVRGSTTIAIAAACAIWRARGETMTSSVSPAAAASQPQLHITTTGTSTGSTAIISPSSNQSTSNARSSSPHSTSSPPRGPSTTGGTGSGGGSGSGCTNQACAACKYQRRKCNTDCPLAPYFPADQQERFLNSHRLFGVRKILKTLENTSPELSANAMATLIFQSDMRAQDPVGGCYHLILSLERQLQIEMAEHSAMVQRLALFRQAATTMPPDQGGGTVGLDYTASSKQPLFHNAQQEVVYALYKNNHGGGHGPNKDDHGGQQHQVFDYYINLDNMQQFHFNDSCAAVDKVDLTPAGADEMRHHQHFDENCQIDHKDYFEIKAAALVDDAFDMRQEVVDVCAEVDMDTKTVDVNAGIGGVDIKAMGMNANVDVNVSTPQMAAESSHCRLGLGFSSF from the coding sequence ATGGGCGCGGTTATCCCGCGGTCCCTCTCCTATTCCTACGACGACGACGCCCCCGACCTCGGTGTGGTGCGTGGTAGCACGACGATCGCCATTGCCGCCGCCTGTGCCATCTGGCGCGCGCGCGGCGAGACAATGACCTCCTCAGTATCCCCAGCCGCGGCCGCCTCCCAGCCCCAACTGCATATTACCACCACCGGTACGAGCACCGGGTCCACTGCAATCATATCGCCCTCCTCAAACCAAAGCACCAGCAACGCGCGTTCCTCCTCCCCGCATTCCACGAGCAGCCCCCCTCGCGGACCCAGCACCACCGGAGGCACAGGCAGCGGCGGCGGAAGCGgaagcgggtgcacgaaccaggCGTGCGCGGCGTGCAAGTACCAACGGCGCAAGTGCAACACGGACTGCCCACTCGCGCCCTACTTCCCTGCGGATCAGCAGGAGCGCTTCCTCAACTCGCACCGTCTCTTCGGCGTCCGAAAGATCCTTAAGACGCTGGAGAACACCAGTCCGGAGCTCTCCGCCAACGCTATGGCCACTCTGATTTTCCAGTCGGACATGCGCGCACAGGACCCCGTCGGCGGCTGCTACCACCTCATCCTCAGCCTCGAGCGCCAGCTCCAGATTGAGATGGCCGAGCACTCCGCCATGGTCCAAAGACTGGCGCTCTTCCGCCAGGCTGCTACCACGATGCCACCGGATCAAGGCGGCGGCACGGTTGGCCTCGACTACACCGCGTCATCCAAGCAGCCGCTCTTCCACAACGCTCAGCAAGAGGTGGTTTACGCACTCTACAAGAACAACCACGGTGGAGGCCACGGCCCCAACAAGGATGATCACGGCGGGCAACAACACCAGGTCTTTGACTATTACATAAACCTCGACAACATGCAACAGTTCCATTTTAATGATAGCTGTGCCGCCGTCGACAAAGTGGATCTGACTCCGGCGGGGGCTGACGAAATGAGACATCATCAGCACTTCGACGAGAACTGCCAGATTGACCACAAGGATTATTTCGAGATTAAAGCGGCCGCACTCGTCGACGACGCGTTTGACATGCGACAGGAGGTGGTGGACGTGTGCGCCGAGGTTGACATGGACACCAAGACGGTGGATGTGAATGCCGGCATCGGCGGCGTCGATATCAAGGCGATGGGCATGAACGCCAACGTCGATGTCAATGTCTCCACACCACAAATGGCAGCTGAGTCATCGCACTGCAGACTAGGGCTAGGCTTTTCATCGTTCTGA